The window GCGATCGTGGCCGATCCGAGGTCGTCGAGCGAGGAGCGGGCTGCGCGTCGGGCCACCGAAAGTATGTCTGCCTCGAGGCCTGCGAGCAATGCAGCCGCATCGGCCTGGCCGATCAGCGACAGGCGGATGGCGGCCTGGAGCTGGTTCGAGACGAAGGCTTGAAGGTAAGCGGCGAGTGCCTGCTCGAGGGGCACGCCGTTCGCGGCAGAGACCGCAGCCACCGCAACGCAATAGGGGCAGTTGGCCGGCAAATTGAAGGGTTGCGCCTGATGCCAGTTGCCTGCGGCGACCGTGAACGCCGAACCCTGGGCCGTCGTTTCCAGATGCCGCTCCGCCGAGCCGGCGAGCGCCTGGGCGAGTTCCGCGATGTCGCCTATCGGTTCGCCGGCGGACGCCGTCCTCCACGCTTCGGCAAACAGAACCGCGTCGTTCCAGGCCGAGCCATGCTCCAGCAGACTGGCAATCCATGATCGCAACGCGTCGCGGTCGGCGACCGTGCCTGCGTCAACTGCCTGTTCGAGGCCATGACTGTAGCTGAACGATCCGACGGGGAAAGCCGGCGACAGCCAGGCAAGAAGCCGAAGAAGTGCCGTCTGGGCGGACGCCTCAGGCATGGTTGTGGCCGTAATGCGGGTCGTCCGGGAGCCGGCCGAAGCGGTCGGGTTCGCCGTGCCCTTCGCCATGGTGATGATGCTGGTCGTGCCCATGCGAATGTCCGTGCCCGGAATACGCGCCACGCAACGGCACGAAGGGAGCGACCACCTCGCTGACCGTCGCCCCGAGGCCGGTCAGCATGTCCTTGATGACGTGATCGCGCAGGATGAGGATGCGGTCGTCTTCGATCTGCGCGGCGAGATGGCGGTTGCCGATGTGCCAGCAGAGTTCGGCGAGATGCAGCCTGTCGCGGGCACGGATGTCGTAGACGTCTTCCTGCTCGGCGCCGATGCCGACGCGCCTTCCGTCGTCGAGAACGAGGACGTCGCCGTGTTCCAGCGCGACCGGCTCTGGCAGATCGACCAGCACCTTCTCGCCTTTCGCAAGCGACAGGACGCGGCGACGCAGATGGCGTTCGTCATGCGGCAGCACCGCTATGTCGAACGGTGCGTCGCCCTGGCCCGCATCGGCGGCGCGCAGGAAGCTGCCGGCGCGCGGCAATTTGGTGAAATCGGTCTTGATGTCGAGCTTCATATGGCGGCCTCCCGGGCCTTGGCGAGCGCTAGGGCAGGTCGGCCCAGCACGCGGTCGAAATAGGCATTCACCCGGTCCGACTGAATGGCGAACTTTGCGCCACGCGCCCATTGCCCGCAATGGCCCAGGATCACGTCGGCGGCGGTGAAGCGGTCGCCCATGGCATATTGCGATTCGCCCAGCCGCGTCTCCAGCGAACGGATTTCCCGCGTGAATTCGGCCGTCGTCCAGGGGCCGACATCGACACGTTCGGCCTCTGCGAGCATCATGCGATGCTTCAGCTTGTTCCAGAGCGGCGCTTCGAGTTCTGACTGC is drawn from Mesorhizobium sp. CAU 1732 and contains these coding sequences:
- a CDS encoding urease accessory protein UreF, with protein sequence MPEASAQTALLRLLAWLSPAFPVGSFSYSHGLEQAVDAGTVADRDALRSWIASLLEHGSAWNDAVLFAEAWRTASAGEPIGDIAELAQALAGSAERHLETTAQGSAFTVAAGNWHQAQPFNLPANCPYCVAVAAVSAANGVPLEQALAAYLQAFVSNQLQAAIRLSLIGQADAAALLAGLEADILSVARRAARSSLDDLGSATIAAEIASMNHETQYSRLFRS
- the ureE gene encoding urease accessory protein UreE — its product is MKLDIKTDFTKLPRAGSFLRAADAGQGDAPFDIAVLPHDERHLRRRVLSLAKGEKVLVDLPEPVALEHGDVLVLDDGRRVGIGAEQEDVYDIRARDRLHLAELCWHIGNRHLAAQIEDDRILILRDHVIKDMLTGLGATVSEVVAPFVPLRGAYSGHGHSHGHDQHHHHGEGHGEPDRFGRLPDDPHYGHNHA
- a CDS encoding glutathione S-transferase family protein, translating into MYQAVGAPGSRLTRVTWMLEELGQPYQIVKAKQHTEEMLRYSPGGKGPALVHGDIVVTDSAAICAYLADNHPEKEMGPKTPAERAHLNAWLFFAQSELEAPLWNKLKHRMMLAEAERVDVGPWTTAEFTREIRSLETRLGESQYAMGDRFTAADVILGHCGQWARGAKFAIQSDRVNAYFDRVLGRPALALAKAREAAI